In the genome of Phragmitibacter flavus, the window GTTGGGTTTGGATTGGGGTTCCGTGGCTGCGACCAGAGGATGGATGAGGGACAGGCAGGTGAGGGCGGTGAGGATGGCGTGTCTCATGGGGAGGGATGTTGACGTGCTAGCCGTTGGCGAACGGACGTGAACTTTTAACGCAGTGGGGGGGATGATCCTTCAGCGGTGTTTGATCGGACGGCGGCAAAGTGGTTTGGCTCCGAGACGGGGGGTGATGAAGGAATATTTGAAGTGCAGCGGCTGGGAATTAATCATGAGAGTTGTTTGAAGATTTAGGTCGTTCGCAGATCGTGGATGCGGTCACTTGGTTTTTATGCGTTTAGAGCGGAGGTGCCCGACCTTAAGTCAGATTTGACGGCGCGGCGCATAATTTTAGGGGAGCGAAGTTGTATCAGCGTTAAACAATGAAAAATGCACCACAGGTTCAAGCAGGAGGGCAGTTTTGATGCTGACCCTTCTAAGATTCACGGATGCGTTTTGGTTTTGAGAGAAAAGAAGATGTTTTTCAGAAACTGACTGCATTTCGTGAGAAATCCGCTTAGGTGGTTTTCCTCTATGAATAGGAGAATTTTAAATTGGTGGAGAAAAGAACAACAGGAAGATTCCGGCGATAGTGCCGAGCCGTGGATGTTGGAGCCACTGACCCCAATTTTTCTTGAATCTGAGCACAAAATCTATGTCTCGGCGATTGAAGATGCATTGAGGAAAGATGGAGTAAACAACATTGCGCTTTCAGGAAACTACGGAGTTGGGAAAAGTAGCATACTTCAAAAAGTTGCGGAAAATTATCGAGAGTCAGTCATAATGATTTCTCTCTCAACGCTGGCTCCCATTGAGAAAGAGAAAGAAGCGAATTCACAACCCCACTTCATCACTCCGGTCACAAATCGTATTCAGCAAGAAATCGTCAAACAAATGCTTTACTTCGTGCCCGCTGGGAAGCTAACCGGCTCTCGCTTCCGTCGAATAGAGAAATTTTTATTTGTGCGCGAAGCAGTATTGGCTTTGATACTTGCACTGATTGTGGCTGGAGTCTTCCTTATCACGGGATGGACCGAGAAAATATCCAATGTGTTCCGACCAGAGGTTGAGTGGGGAAAATGGGGGCATATTGCTATTTTTGGATGTTCCGCCATTTGTGCTTTTTCGCTGCGCCGGGTATGGCATGGTAAACTACACATCAAGGAACTGTCGGCAGGATCGGCTAGTGTCACTCTAGATGGAAATGCAGAGTCTTATTTTGATCAATATTTGGATGAAATTGTTAATTTCTTCGATGTGTCGAAATGCAGAATCGTCATTTTTGAGGATATAGACCGCTTTGAGAATTCGCATATTTTTGAAACCCTTCGTTCTCTGAATGGTTTATTGAATTCGTCAAGAACGAAGCGTGAAGCCATACGGTTTATTTATGCAGTGAAAGACAGTATTTTTGACTATGATAAGTTGCTCTTTGAGCGCAGAAGCCGTGATATAAAAGTGGAGAAATCCGATTCCGCCCATGCCGAGGCAGTAAGAGCTAACCGGACCAAGTTTTTTGATCTCATAATTCCAGTTGTTCCTTTTATCACCCATCGGAGCGCCCGCGATCATGTAGTGCAAATTTTCAAGTCGATAGATCACAAGATTGGAGCTGACATTATTGATCTAGCAGTTCAATTTATCCCTGATATGCGGTTGATAAAAAATGTTAGGAATGAGTTCGTTGTGTTTCGGGATCGAGTGATTCGTGATGGAGGTTCTGGGCTCAACTTAAGCGAGAACGAATTATTCGCGATGATGCTTTATAAGAGCACACATCTAACTGACTTCGAGAATATCAGGTTTGGAAAAAGCAAGCTTGATGAACTATATGAAGCCAGTCGTAAAATTGTTAGAATCAAGAGGCTTGAAAATCAACAACGAATAAGTGATCTGAAAGATAATTTGCAACGGCTAGATGGTATTGAATCAAAAAGTCAATGTCTAGAGCAAAAGCTGGTTTTATACATTGATCGTATCAGCAAGCAATTGTCGGTTCGAAATCAGAGGATGAATCAGTTCGAGTTTGAAAACGCGACTATTAAGTTTGGAGGGACGCAAATAAGTAGTGAGGAGGCTAAATCTTCGGATTTTTGGAGAAGAATTTCAGTGGCCCCTATAACCCACAATCTTGAAATAATTCAGCAACATTATCACGTAGGGGAGATAAAATTGACTCTTAATCGAGAACAGCTTTCGGAGATTCTGCAAGACTCCCTGAAACAAGAATTCTGGGACAAAAATCTTGCTGAAGAGATGCATAAGAATCTAAGGATGCACGAAGAAAATTTGAATTTTCTTCGTCAATCAGACATGAGTGACCTTATCCAGAGATCGGAGTTTACTGCAGCCTTCAATGGCACTGAAGAAGCGCTCGATACGGTTGCAGCAAAGCTTTTGGAAAGCAAGATGGCGTTTGAATTAGTGAAACGAGGTTACATCAATCGAAATTTCACTCTTTACACGTCGACTTTTCATTCGGACCGGGTCAGTGCGGCGGCAGCGAATTTCATCATGCATCATGTTGCTCCAAACACCATGGATGAGTTTTTCAGTCTGGCTGCAGAAGATATAAAATCACTAGTTCGCGAGTGTGGGATGCAATCACTTGGAGATTCTGCATTTTTCAATATTTCAATTTTGGATCATCTATTGCAGGACAATATCGAATTATCGAAAATCATGATTCGTTCTATTGCCCGTTTCGAGGATGATGCGAAACGATTCTTGCAGGCGTATCTAAACGAGGGAGCTGAGAGGCACAAGTTTCTAAAAGTGTTAGCGCAAATAAGTTCTCGAATCTTGAATTTTCTCATCGCTGATGTCAAATTAGATTTATCCACCCGGATCGCGTTGACGAATACTGTGCTGGAGCATCTAAATGCAGAAGTTGATTATGATCTTAACCATGATGTCATCGCCTTTTTTAAGGAAAATTACTTAAGGTTTCCGGTTCTGACTGACGATAAAATTGAAACGCCTGTGATCGATGCTGTTGCAAACCTC includes:
- a CDS encoding DNA-binding protein — its product is MNRRILNWWRKEQQEDSGDSAEPWMLEPLTPIFLESEHKIYVSAIEDALRKDGVNNIALSGNYGVGKSSILQKVAENYRESVIMISLSTLAPIEKEKEANSQPHFITPVTNRIQQEIVKQMLYFVPAGKLTGSRFRRIEKFLFVREAVLALILALIVAGVFLITGWTEKISNVFRPEVEWGKWGHIAIFGCSAICAFSLRRVWHGKLHIKELSAGSASVTLDGNAESYFDQYLDEIVNFFDVSKCRIVIFEDIDRFENSHIFETLRSLNGLLNSSRTKREAIRFIYAVKDSIFDYDKLLFERRSRDIKVEKSDSAHAEAVRANRTKFFDLIIPVVPFITHRSARDHVVQIFKSIDHKIGADIIDLAVQFIPDMRLIKNVRNEFVVFRDRVIRDGGSGLNLSENELFAMMLYKSTHLTDFENIRFGKSKLDELYEASRKIVRIKRLENQQRISDLKDNLQRLDGIESKSQCLEQKLVLYIDRISKQLSVRNQRMNQFEFENATIKFGGTQISSEEAKSSDFWRRISVAPITHNLEIIQQHYHVGEIKLTLNREQLSEILQDSLKQEFWDKNLAEEMHKNLRMHEENLNFLRQSDMSDLIQRSEFTAAFNGTEEALDTVAAKLLESKMAFELVKRGYINRNFTLYTSTFHSDRVSAAAANFIMHHVAPNTMDEFFSLAAEDIKSLVRECGMQSLGDSAFFNISILDHLLQDNIELSKIMIRSIARFEDDAKRFLQAYLNEGAERHKFLKVLAQISSRILNFLIADVKLDLSTRIALTNTVLEHLNAEVDYDLNHDVIAFFKENYLRFPVLTDDKIETPVIDAVANLFEEVDVRFPLLMPLSKSCRKAFVDRNIFDVTMENLQLAIGGDLHPGLDIIRNVNPKTYKYVLDNLDAYSSAVEVSPPSIVKLSDFAIVINDICANGITYLDHMLACASPDCVIDDLNVAQKEAWPSIIEHGRLKPTLNNISEYISAIGKIDRSLGKFLNSIDSITIADDVEEEIKQGLANKILIARDKITSVSQRCKLVSSLQLKSYLRIEEIHEEGELFASLLKRGVIEDCAETYYHLMHSNWETREFFIMASNEFVKYLDSSLVQGDVAKILLSEKISVAVKQAVLNISDEYIHNCDEQTLLAVAEIASSLKVSVSSLVVETLSAHEVPPGQIVFLLADQLQQIEKERLLLILGNLGGEYKKLSDDSQKQPKLTDSPEHRALIQRLQSDEILGKVEEEGNSLRIYKRRR